The following proteins are co-located in the Chlorogloeopsis sp. ULAP01 genome:
- the phnE gene encoding phosphonate ABC transporter, permease protein PhnE, whose translation MTIKTYQKFETLLREQRRQRYRYLVQGAIVVAIVAISFFLVGLLDTERLAKGVPSGINLIRQMLPPDFSEAASWIKPLFDTLAMSIAATAIAVGFSLPLSLLAAANTTPHPVVFQFARLLFNGLRSVPELIMGIILVAAVGFGALPGALAVGLHSIGMVGKFFAEYIEHVNEAPIEAARAAGANNFQVIYHSVLPQVLPQMVDVTLYRWEYNFRASTVMGAVGAGGIGFELIGALRILNYKEVSAILLVILVMVTLVDGFSGYLRRRLV comes from the coding sequence ATGACAATAAAAACTTATCAAAAATTTGAGACGCTGCTTAGAGAACAACGGCGACAGAGGTATCGCTATTTAGTACAAGGGGCTATTGTTGTTGCCATTGTTGCGATATCTTTTTTTCTGGTTGGCCTTTTGGATACGGAACGATTGGCAAAAGGTGTTCCAAGTGGTATTAACCTAATTCGCCAGATGCTTCCGCCTGACTTTAGTGAAGCCGCAAGCTGGATTAAACCTCTATTTGACACGCTGGCAATGAGTATTGCTGCAACAGCGATCGCTGTTGGTTTTTCTTTGCCACTATCATTGTTGGCTGCTGCCAATACTACACCCCATCCAGTGGTATTTCAATTTGCTCGTCTACTCTTTAATGGTTTAAGATCTGTACCAGAACTGATTATGGGTATTATTTTGGTTGCGGCGGTTGGGTTTGGGGCGCTGCCTGGTGCATTAGCAGTTGGGCTGCACTCGATTGGGATGGTGGGCAAGTTCTTTGCCGAATATATTGAACATGTCAATGAAGCTCCGATTGAAGCTGCACGCGCTGCTGGTGCGAACAATTTTCAAGTCATTTACCATAGTGTTCTGCCGCAGGTGTTGCCACAGATGGTAGATGTTACTCTTTACCGTTGGGAATACAACTTCCGTGCTTCTACTGTGATGGGAGCAGTTGGTGCTGGTGGAATTGGCTTTGAATTGATTGGAGCTTTACGCATTCTCAACTACAAGGAAGTCTCGGCGATATTGCTTGTCATCTTAGTAATGGTAACGCTGGTAGATGGATTCAGTGGATATTTGCGTCGGCGTTTGGTTTGA